The following DNA comes from Hordeum vulgare subsp. vulgare chromosome 3H, MorexV3_pseudomolecules_assembly, whole genome shotgun sequence.
GGGGTCGCGCGCATGCGGGTGATCAATTCGGTCGCGCGCAAGGTCAGGGACGTCGCTCGGTGGAGGCAGGGTGACGGCGGCCGAGTAGCCGGCAGGGTGGCGGTGGCCGAGTAGCCGGCAGCCAGCGAGGCTGATGCGGCAGGAGCCGGTAGCCGGCCCGAAGCAGCCGATGCAGCCAGCCCGAGGGAGGCGGCGCGGCCGGACCGACGCAGCCGGCGAGGCCGATGCGACCGGAGCCGGGATCCAGCCCGACGCAGCCGGCCCAAGGCAGGCGGCGGTGGAGATCGACGGGCAGGCGGCGCGCGAACGGCGGCTATGATGGGCCGTCGCATGGCGCGAGGCCGTCGGGTCGGGACGATGCAGGAGTCCCGATCGGAGCAGGGCGATGACGACCGACGGAGATCGACGGGTGTGCCGACGCGCGAACATCGGCGTTGAGGGGCCATCGGGTTTGCGTGAGGCCGCCGGGTCGAAGGAGAAGCCGGGTCACGCCGATGTCGGAGTACAGGGGCGGTAGtttcgatggcggcggcgggcgaCGCAACCCGATCTTAGATCGGaaaaccaaaaaggaagaacGCCGATCAAGAGACCGGCAAAAGATAGAAACCCAGATCAAAAGATCAGAAAAAAACTCTCTAGGGCAGCCGGTCAACAAGACCGGCGGAACCCTAGGTACGGGCGGCGCGGCCCCCGACGGCGGTCATGGAGGTGACCTCCCCGGGGACGGCACGCGGCGcggaagcggcggcggcggcttggtCAAGTAACTTGCGGCAGATACCATGTTAAAAGGGGAATGagggattggtggaatagttgttTATGATGGATGTATTATTGAGCCTCATGGACGAGTATATATTGGGTACAAGACTTGGAGGGTAAGAAGTCTCTCCTAAAGATAAGGTATGAGACGGATTGCAAATCCTAGACTATCAAATAcatgtacatcaaatatatctcTAACAAAGATGCTTACATGCAACTATTCGGATGTGAAATGGGATCGTTACCGTTTAGCTACCTAGGCATTCCCATTTATTATAGACGATTGAGAAATAAGGGATGAAAATGTATTGAGGATAgattcgagaaaagactaagttgctggaagggcaaacTTATGTCTTATGGAGGTCGGCTTGTATTGATAAACTCGGTTTTGACAAGCCTGCCGATGTTCCTACCATCTTTTGTTGAAGTACCGATAGGTGTACGGAAAAGACTAGACTTTTACCGATCTCGTTTCTTCTGGCAATGTGATAAGGCTAAGAAGAAATACAGACTGGCAAGATGGGATATTATTTGCAGGCCCAAAGACCAAGGGGGTCTAGGCATTGAGAATTTAAAATTAAAGAATAGATGCCTGTTTAGTAAGTGGTTATAGAGGTTATCTACTCAGACCGAAGGGACGTGTGTACAAATCTTTAGGAATAAGTACTTACAGTCTAATACATTGGTCCAGGTTTCTGCTAGACCTAACGACTCACCTTTTTGGAAGGGATTAATGAAGATGAAGGTAACCCTCTTCCAGCGGATGAAGTTTGTAGTTGGCAATGGTACCATGACCAGGTTCTCGGAGGACACATGGCTTGGGGATACGTCTCTAGCTTTACAATATCCTATCCTATATAATATTATACAACGTAAGGAAGATTATGTTGCCACAATATTACATTCGGTGCCTCTTAACATTCAATTCAGGCGATCTTTATTGGGAGAACGCTGGAATTCCTGGTTGCACCTGGTTAGACGATTGATGGATGTTCAACTTTCTGATCAGTCAATTAATATTCACTCGAAATCAGCTGTGAATGATATTTTTTCAGTGAAGTCGATGTGCATTTATTTAATTAACTCTAGGCCTCTTTCGAGATCATTACATATTTGAAAGATTAAAGTGTCGTTTAAAATTAAAAATTTCATGTGGTTTGTACGCAAGAGAGTGGTACTAACCAAAGATAATTTAATAAAGCGAAGATGGGTAGGCAGCTCTGGATGTTGCTATTGTGATCAAAATGAAACAATAAGACACTTCTTTCTCGATTGTCCACTAGCAAAACTTTTATGACGCGCCGTTTATATAGCCTTCAACATTAATCTACCAACGAGCATTAGAGCATGTCTAGTAGAGCCCTTAAACCCTAAAAAATAGAAATAACCGTTTTTTTACGAATTGAACGAAAAAAACGCGTAGAATAGAACCCCTTAACGCTTAAAccctcaaaaaataaaataaggatCGGACCTGCAAACCCTCTCACAACGTACAACGTGTAGAAGTGAGGATTGGGGTCAAAACctaccccaaccctcacttcgATCCGGCCACgcgcgggagggaaatttcccatccccaacctcctcccgtgcctcctccgagccgccgccggccgcatcacgggccgccgccgccgtcctgccCCCGCGGCGACCCGAGCCGCCTGCGGCCGCATCTCGCGGCAGCGGCCAATACGGCGAGGCGTCGTCGACGCACAGGCAGCGCGAGGACCAGTGGCCGCAGCGGCCAACACGGTGAGGCGCCGTGCCCGCACAAGCACCGCGTGGCCAGCGGCCACTACGGCGAGGCGGTGGCGGTCCGGCGGCCGTAGCCCGTAGGGCTTCCGCCGCGCGCTCGACCTTGCTCATATTCATGCCCGGGCTCCCGACCCGCATCACCAAGCTTCGCAGCGGCATCCGCGTTTCAGCAAATGAATGCCCTTTTCTTTTGCAGCTCTGCTCTGATGAAGCATGGCTAGGTAGTTCCCTTCACGCACAGCTTTGCTCACATTCAGCATGACGAGGAAGATGATTTGATTATTTTTGAAAGGACTaaggccctgtttctttaaaaagtcctatgacttttttttagtctcaactaaaaagtctctagtccttATCCGTTTTTTTTCAAagactaaacatggactagaggttattaaatgacaaGCTAAAAGTAGGGACACTGTtgaaaaaagtgccaaaaaagtcccaaaaagtccctatcatatggacttcttcctttagtcccaaatatcctagtttagtccctaaaagtcccttttgtttctttctcatgggactaaaagggacttctTTTAGTCCGTACgccaaaaagtccctggaaagaAACACCCCCTAATACAGTGAGGATGCTTGACTAGAAAATGGAATGAATGTGGATCTGAAAAGTGAAAAAAAGAAGACCATCTTGGTGTCTCTGTGCTCAGATTTAATCTCTGAACCAATAGATGAACTGCATCTTGGTAATTCAGAGCAGCAAAAAATTCAGAGGAGCAACACTCTGCTCTGAATGGATATCAGGAGAAAATCGCACCTGCAAGCCACCAATTCTGCAGATCATAACAGGAGCAGCAACAGGACAATCCATTTTGCAAACCTGAATTGACAATTCTGTTCCTGCAGAATAAAGATCAGGAGCAAATCAGCTCCTTtagagagaaaaacaaaaaagcaaCAATAATTTGCATGTTCTGGCATTAATCCCACCAAGAAAAAGAAAGACGGAGCTAGATGTAGCACTGGCAAAATTCAGAGTTGTTTCAGTGAATAGACATAAATGACTAGCAATTCATTTTGTACAGGGAATCTCTGAACCAATGGCATTGttgggttggggcaaagactagaaccctcaaacccaacccttataacggaatattctgttataagggttcggtttgagggttctagtctttacccctgtttttcaacccttaaaagtgtcaaaaatgaccAATTCTCaatccttaaaactggttttagatttaagggtttgagggctctactagacaTGCTCTTAATACGCTATGTGGGACGTGGCTCAATGGAGTAGACGTAACTATAGCGAATCATATACGGATTGAAATAAGTGCATTATTTTGGGCAATATGGAACACTAAAAATGATATGACTTTTAATGGGAAGAACTTCAACATTTTTTGCAGGTTATTCACAAAGCCATAACATGGATCTGTACGTGGTCGTTACTCACTCATGTGGACTTCAGGGAGCTTATGGCTATTGGGTTGCAACCGGTGGAAGACGGTCGTAAGGGCTATCTTCAGCCGATTTGGATGACGAGCTAATAATATGCTAGGTGTATACGCATCATAGCCTAGTTTTGGTTTCGCTGGATGTGGTAGTTTTATTTACTTTCATACTCGTTTTTATGCTTAGATCGTAAGCACGTTGTCGATCTAAGACtttgtttttgatatttttaataatatggttgtatgcatcgattgatgtagAGGTCGAGGTTTTGtttctccttttccaaaaaaaatatttgggTAGGAACTGTTGCTCTGTTAATCCTTTTGCATGCCTGCGTGCAGCATTACCTGTGATGTTTGGTGGAAAATTGTCTGGTTGAGCACCACTATGTAGATCCTAGCTTTTACTTTCTTTGTCTTTTAAGAGCAACTCCAGCCGTGTCCCCAGATGCCCCTCAAGACACTTATTTAGGTTCGGTATTAGGTTCGGGGGTGCTTTTTGGCTGAAAAATGGCCCAGCCACGCCCCTAGTGCCCCCAGGACGTCAAAATTGCGCCGGCATACCCAGACGAAACTCGGTGCACGGGGGGCTCTTTGGGACGCCGGCAGAAGTTTCGGCGATTCACGTCTTTTCACGTGACCTTTtttttggcccacttcatcagttCTTTCACAAATTTTTGATTGAAATGGGGGGTATGGCTGGAAAGATGCATCCATATTATCGTCGGTTGAAGCATTTGGCTCCCCGAGACATCAATTTTTTTGGTTTGGTGGTGCTCTTTGTTGACGTATAAATGCATTGCCTAGTCTCTTCCATCAGATCGGTCTTTTGGTTGCATTGACAAGAGCATGCACttctacatggtatcagagccaagaggtcttgagttcaagaccTGGCTGACGCAATTAAATTGCAGCCCATTTTCGGTCCACGTTTAGGCCCGAGGAAGCCACATGTGAGGGGGAGTGTTGACGTATAAATGTATTGCCTAGTCTTTTCCATCAGATCGGTCTTTTGGTTGCATTGGCTAGAGCATGCACTTCTACACTCTTGGGGCTCCAGCGACTGGAGATGCTTTAAGTCTTGTAAAACTTGGCAGCCTTGGGCTGAGACCTTTGTATCGGGCTGGTTTTGTTTTTCTATCAAAAATAGACCGGGGAGGGGCCAGTATCTGGGCGAGACGAAGCGACACCACAGTATGAATTGGGTGGTGTGTAATTGTGCCAACTTATGGCTAACTCCATTTTGCTCCCGGCGAATAGCTTCAACGCAAGTCCTTCGGTCGCTCGGCCAGCCCTTCGTTTCAGTAATCAGTGCCATCAGTTGGGAATGATCCACCTCTGTGCTCCGGATAATGGCGGCCGCCTCCCCACTGTCTCAACAGTGACCGGCGTTGTTTTATACAGTATTAAGTATTTATTATTTACCAACAAAACTGGATGATGCCGCGGTTGCTGCGAAAATTTGTCACGTTCACAGATTTTCATGACAAATTTCGACAACTCAAAGAAGTTGCTGCGGAAATTTGTCGCGGCTTTTCTAAGTAACATCAACATctcaaagaagaaaataatttgaaTCAATAAAATGATAGATTTCATATATAGGCAATGGTTGAAATTTGTTGTTGGTATACTATACCATATGATAAGACGGCATCAGTTTGTAGAACCATATATTGCCTAGTCTTTTCCATCAGATCGGTCTTTTGGTTGCATTGGCTAGAGCATGCACTTCTAGACTCTTGGGGCTCCAACGACTGGAGATGCTTTAAGTCTTGTAAAACTTGGTAGCCTTGGGCTGAGACCTTTGTATCAAGCTGGTTTTGTTTTTCTATCAGAAATAGACCGGGGAGGGGCCAGTATCTGGGCCAGACGAAGCGACACCACAATACGAATTGGGTGGTGTGTAATTGTGCCAACTTATGGCTAACTCCATTTTGCTCCCGGCGAATAGCTTCAACGCAAGTCCTTCGGTCGCTCGGCCAGCCCTTCGTGTCAGTAATCAGTGTCACCAGTTGGGAATGATCCACCTCTGTGCTCCGGATCATGGCGGCCGCCTCCCCACTGTCTCAACAGTGACTGGCGTTGTTTTATGCAGTATTAAGTATTTATTATTTACCAACAAAACTGGATGATGCCGCGGTTGCTGCAAAAATTTGTCACGTTCATAGATTTTCATGACAAATTTCGACAACTCAAAGAAGTTGCTGCGGAAATTTGTCGCAGCTTTTCAAAGTAACATCAACATctcaaagaagaaaataatttgaaTCAATAAAATGATAGATTTCATATATAGGCAGTGGTTAAAATTTGCTGTTGGTATACTATACCATATGATAAGACGGCATCAGTTTGTAGAACCATATATTGTATGATAAAACTATAGCAGTATGTAACATGAACCATATACTTACATGATCTATTTGACGTTGTTTTCATAAGTGCCTTCTTCAGTTGGTACAACATGGATATACGGTATGCCATTCTTGTCATACTCAACAATGTATCCAGCAGATGAGAATAGATGGTCACCAGACACTGGGCTAGTGATTTGTTCAGGCTTGAACTCATGTTTGAAAGTTATGAATACTGGGTCTTGTATGCTCTTCATATTTGCAAATGCATCTGTGCATTTCTTTTGAGCTTCTCTTATTGAAGCTGCGGTAGAACATGGAAAATTATTGTTTGCAGAATTAGGTGGCATCCTGGATAAGATATGTATATATTGTTCATcagggtaagaaatgaaataaaaatatataacaaACCAATTTCAGTAGAAGTATATTCTATTTGTACTGGTTGTCGACCTGTGGTTTGAAAGATAAGTGGCAACTAAAAATGCGACAACAagatgtgatattgatgtgtcTGTTGTAGTGGTAAGTTGTCTCGCTGCTTACCAAATGAGTCCAAATAAAATGCAGTGTTGTTGCTTAccgaacaaaagaaaataaaatgcacACGTAGCTGCTAGTACACATTAAATAAATGGTGTGCATCCATGATTTGCTAGTATATGATAGAGGGGAACATTAAATACATCCGCGAAACAAAAAATAGTGATAATGCCAGAATATTTTAAGAAACATATGTTCAAATTAATGGTAGTATTACCCGCAAAAAAAAAAGGTAGTACCGAAAattcataagttccttgcgttggTCCAAGTCTGTATTTCAGTGCACCAAACTACTGTCATAGTGAAAAGAAGGAGAAGTTTTATTACACCGAACGGTTCTTGATGAGAAACCAAATTAATATGATTTATTCTATTGAACAATTATTTTAATCCAGGACCCTGGTAGGCACATATTGACATCCCGAAGGTCAGGAATGCCTAAACCTTATGGTTCGTAAAATTTGTAGACGTCTTAGCTGATGAATATATGGTATTCCCTTTATTTTTCAGAATCATCATGATGCTAAGTTGCTAACGGTTATACCTCGGTATCAGCCCCTTGTGATCTGTTGCCATCACTGACAGGTTCTACCACGAGAGACTGGAACCAGAGTATGAGAGCAATACCAATCACGAGAAGCTTTATTCTAGTTCACGATCAGCGCTTATTGAAGCGATGCACGCGCGCACGACAGGAGCTGATAGCCGCCAAACACGCACGCCTGCATACGCTATACGACCGTGCGCAGCATCACACATGCTTACATGCATACACATCGTAGTATGCTGGGTACGTGTGACCAGCACAACGTACGCCTAGTCATCGGCCCTGATGACGAAGTTCTCCTTGCGCTCGTGGAACTCGCCGGTGCGGGTGTTGATGTCCTCCTCGAGCCTGCTCTCGCGCACCTCGAAGTGGCCGGAGCCGCGGCCGTGGTGGCCGTGGTGGCCGTGGTGGCGGCCGGCGGTGTCGAACTCCTGCACGAACGTCTCCTTGACGATGTGCTCCTGCACGCCGCCGCCGCGGCGGGCCGGGTTGCCCACCGCCCTCACCTCCTCCGAGCAGTAATCCACCTCCTGGAAGTGCGCCATGCCGATCGGTCGATGTTGTCTATCTATGTGCTTGGGTTTGTGTGTTGTAGGACCCGAGTTGTGCTGCGGAATGTTGTGGGATGAGGTGCGGTTTTATAGCGTGGTTCCGTGCATGAGTGGGGCAGGGAATTTCCTCGCGAAAGACGCATCTGCACACTGCTTTCTGCCTTCTTCCTCCACTTTCTAGCATCCGTGTAAGAATTTCTTGGCCGGGAGGATCGATGCCTTGGCGGCTTTGGTGCCTCTCTGATGTTACTTCTGATCGATCACTAATTTACTATACGCAGTGGCGAGCATCAGTCTATCATGATCAACTAAAAAATTCTTATCTCTTGGTTGATTTAGGGTTAGTTTCTCCAATGCGTAAGAGAATTTGTTACAAACATTAAGCGAGTGTTCGGAATCCCTCCGCTCTGCAACTCGGTTGCGAAGCGGAGCGACATGCAGTTGTATTTTGGTGAGCGGCTAAAACGACGCTCGGTTGCGAAGCGGAGCGACATGCAGTTGTATTTTGGTGAGCGGCTAAAACGACGCTCCACGCGCTCCGCTCCCCGTAGTGATGAAGTGGAGGATTGCTGAACACAACCTAAGTTTCTTCGAAGAGTTTCCAACAGGGCAACAGACGGGCCTCGATGCTCATGTCTTGTAGGTCACCTTCGAGAGTGATGGCCATTCATGTAAGAATAAACTTATCGCTTGCGAGTGAGAATATATACTTGCGTCTCCCCTCTGCACTACGTTAGGAAGGATAGGAAGATGCGCTCTGTCAAATGTAGGATCTGGTACAGAATAGACGCCAAGTTAACTGACATGCATGGTCATGCGAAAATGTTTCTCTCAATCATGGCTCAGCCCAACCTACGCTCGACACCATTGGTCTCTGGACACTGTTCATGAGGATATGTACATGGATGACGCGGATCCACATGTACAAACTGTTGGATGTTCGAAAGTTAAACAATGCACTGCACAAAGTGTTGGATGAAGTTGGCATGCATGACGCAGATCCACATGTACAAAGATGTTGAATCGTACGACGTGAAGTATAGGTTCGGATGAACCATGGTCCTGAATCACGCCTCTCATGGTCATGcatgataaaccatgatagcactgTTGAATTGCTAAGGACATCTCCAACCGCGTCCCCAAATGGTATTGGCTATCCCATCTATGGACATGCCCCCCGGACACCGATACAGAAGCCAGCGCCCAAGCCTATCCATCAAATGGCTGCCCCTCTTTTCTCCTTTATAAAGTTAGTGGCACTCAAAATAACTATAGGTGAggataattattatttttcaagTTTAGGACGGCAGTTTGACCCACAATGTTGTATGCATTGAGTGTTGGTCAAAtaaaaggcgacatgtgcaacaGTTAGGTGTGGCAAAGATGCATGTGTTAAGATGAATATgtgaccacacaaggaaggaccgagTCCGAAATGATGATGTACGAGATATAGTTGGGATAGTACTggttgaagagaagcttgtccaacatctctGAGATGGTTTTAGCAGGCCTCCAGAAGCCCAGTACATAACGAACAGCTAAGGCGTGTTGATAATGTCAAAAAAGGTCGggatagaccaaacttgacatgggaggagtccacaAAGAGAGATCTGAATGACTGGAGTATCATCAAAGAACTAGCCATAAACAGGGGTGTGTGGAAGTCTGCTATCCATGTgcgagaaccatgagttggtcgcgagatatgatgggtttcacctctagcctacacCAACTtgattgggactaaaggctttgttgttgttgttgttgttgttgttgttgttgttgttgttgttgttgttgttgttgactgaGATGAGCACAATTCTTTGAGTGGTGAAAATATTCAAATGCAATACTAGTTTAAATTAAAAAATTACAATCCAAACATTAGGTGCTAAAATAAAATAGTCAAACTTGAATTCAATATGTTCTAGTTGTTCCCTTTATGCACATAAAGATGCTTAATCAGATCATTCTTAAATTGCTCATGAGTTCCTCGATGCCAAAAAAAATTATGCAtttgaacaaactcctcaaatgtGACTGGATTATAAGCTGAAAGTTGGATAGGATCATATGTTCTTAAATTCGAGACCTCCACCAGCTTCTTCACCCTCATCCTTCACAATCAATCATGTTGTGCATAATCACACAAGATGTCATCATCTTCCACAGCGTCTTTGGGTCTCATATTTTTAAGGTCCTCGAACAAGTGCAAAACAAGATTGGAGCACTCTAAATGCCCTCTTCACGTCTTTTCTAGATCCTTATTGCCTTTGGGTAAAGTGAGCTCTTTTCTGACCAATGGGCTCAAAGGTGTCTTGACGAAGGTCGTGCACGGAGGATAGGTACCGTCAACTAGATAGTAGCTCATGGTAATCATGGTCGTTGATGGTATAGTTGCATGGAGCTTGTCCTTCAGTCAACCTAGCAAACAATGGAGACCGTTGTAGCGATGTCACTGTGAGACCCGGGCATAGCCAAAAAAAAGCATGCCAACTTCAGAGGTGTTTAGAGCATATGAGCAGTTCTTCcatctccaatgcatgcaatcgagGGATTCCAGCATACCTGGCAACCCTCTTGCATCATGGGTGTTATGAGCTTTCCTGTGTCTGCGAGAGTGGGTTCTCTCAAGTATTGCGGTCCAAACACCTTGACCACTGCAGTAGCGAACCTAACAATGGTAACTGCATATGCTTTGAGACATCTGGAGGTACTCGTCCCATGAGTCTGCGAGTGTGCTGTATGAGAGCATCCTCAATGCATTTGATGAACTAGTCATCATACGCACGTACAACATTGTAAAGGTGATCGAAAAACTTTTTTTGCATTCGAAAGTGTGTTTCCTCTTAACTAGGAAGGTGTTGGGACCCCAAGTGCAAGGGTTTGTAGCAAGCATTATTTTTTTCTCAAAGTGG
Coding sequences within:
- the LOC123440661 gene encoding uncharacterized protein LOC123440661, coding for MAHFQEVDYCSEEVRAVGNPARRGGGVQEHIVKETFVQEFDTAGRHHGHHGHHGRGSGHFEVRESRLEEDINTRTGEFHERKENFVIRADD